A region of the Myxococcus stipitatus DSM 14675 genome:
ACGCGCTCCTCGCCTGGCGGGTGGCGGAGCACCGGGGGTGGCTGAGCCCTCACTGGCGCGTGGCCGTGCCCGACCCGCGGAGCGCCCCGGTGCAGCCTCGCAACCCCTACTACACGCCCGAGGAGCGGGCGCGGGCGGCGCAGGGGCAGTTGGACGGGCTGCGGCTGCCCAGGGCGCCCGTGCTCTTCGCCCGGACGATGGGGGCGCGCTTCATCTCGGAGCCGCTCTACGACGCGTATTTCCAGTGGTTCACGCTGCCGCTCGTCATGGCGCTCGATGAAGTTCCGGCGGACTCCGTGGCGTGCTTCCGCGCGCTGGAGCAAGGCCTGCGTCCGGCCGCCTAGGCCGGGACGGTTTCTCTCTTCCCTTCACCTTCAACACGCAGTGACCGGGAGCCTCGAAGGCACCGGATAGGAGACGTACGTGCAGACCCAGACGGAGCATGGCGTGGGAGTGAGCTGGTTGGCGGCGCTGGACGTGGAGGCGCGAGGCCTGGTGGCGGCGGTGGACGCGCGGCCCGATGGCCGGCGCCTCTTCGAGGGCACCATCGACAAGGCGGGCTACATCCACTACCTCGTCCAGACGTACCACTACGCCCGCTGGAGCACGCCCATCCTCCGCGAGGCGGGCGAGCGGTTGCAGCAGCTGGGCCGGCACCCGGAGCTCGCGGAGTTGTTGGTCCAGAAGGGGGAGGAGGAGCGGGGGCACGACCGGTGGTTGCTGTCGGACCTGAGGAACCTGGGGTGCTCGGAGGAGTCGGTGGAGACGGCGGTGAAGTGCCCGGCGGTGGAGGCCTATACCGGGTGGAACTTCTTCACGTCGCGCTCGGGTGTGCCCACGGCGGCGTTGGGGACGGCGTACGTGCTGGAGTACCTGTCGCAGACGCGAGCGGGCGTGTGGGCCGAGCGGCTGCGGAAGGTGTCCACGATTCCGAACATCCGCAAGTCGGTGACGTTCCTGCGCAGCCACGGGGCGCTGGACGGAGACCACGTCGCGGAGATGGCGCGGCTCTTCGCGGGGCTGACGGAGACGGAGGACCAGGAGGCGATCCTCTTCTCGGCCCGGGTCGCTCGGAGCGTCTACCCGTGCATCTTCCGTGAGGGCGTCACGGCCACTCTACCCCGCGAGAGGTAGAGACACGGGCATGCGGGCTGGGAGAACCTCCCGTTTGAACCCAAGCTTGCGGGAGGCACTTTCCCACGGAGTCCCTCGCGGCGGATGGTCGCGAGGGCGTGCGGGCTGAGTCAGACAGGTCTGTTGAGGTGGGCGACCTGGTAGAGGAAGTCGGCGCGGCAGTCGACGCCGAGCTTGTCGAAGAGGTTGCGCACGTGTGTCTTGACGGTCTCGCCGGAGATCTCGAGCTCATCGGCGATCTGCCCGTTGGACCAGTTTCGAAGCACGCCCCTCGCGACGTCGAGCTCGCGAGGGGTGAGCTTGCGTTGCATGTGAAAGGGGATCGGGATGGAGTGGGGGAGCTCGGACAGGAGGAGGGCCCACTTGGGCGTGCTGTCATCGGAGGGCAGCTCGACGAAGCGGCAGGTGCGGTAGGCCTCGGGATGATTGAGGACCCAGAGGTTCTTGCCGAGCCGCGCGTCCGAGTTCATTCCGATGAGGGCGTCCAACCGCTCCTTGAGGACGCGAGG
Encoded here:
- a CDS encoding iron-containing redox enzyme family protein encodes the protein MQTQTEHGVGVSWLAALDVEARGLVAAVDARPDGRRLFEGTIDKAGYIHYLVQTYHYARWSTPILREAGERLQQLGRHPELAELLVQKGEEERGHDRWLLSDLRNLGCSEESVETAVKCPAVEAYTGWNFFTSRSGVPTAALGTAYVLEYLSQTRAGVWAERLRKVSTIPNIRKSVTFLRSHGALDGDHVAEMARLFAGLTETEDQEAILFSARVARSVYPCIFREGVTATLPRER